TCCGTAGATTTCGATGCCAACTATCTGCCGTTTCTGATTGGCTACCTCGGGCTCCGGATCATGACCGCGGTCCAGTATCATTACAGCCATTCCAGAGAAAGCGGGCATTTGCGGAACACCGCCCGCTATCTGGGATCACGCTTCTGGATTGGACTTGCGATTTCGGCCTGTTCCCTGTTCTTCGATTCTTGGCTGCGGTATGCGGTACTGTACGCCGGGATTATGCTGGACATCATCCTCCCGCTGACGGGACGGAGGATTCTGGTGAAGACGCCCGCCAATACCCATCATCTGCTGGAGCGCTTCTCCCTGTTCGCCTTGATCCTGCTCGGCGAATCCGTGGTCAGCATTCTGGCCGTGCTGCAATCCAGCAGCTGGACCGGTCAATCCGTAGGCTTTGCTGCGCTCACCTTTGTACTGATCATCGCCATATGGTGGCAGTATTACGACAACCTGGAGAAGAAGGTCGATATGCATATCCAGACTGCCGGGCAGACGATTATCTACGGGCATCTGTTCATTTATCTGTCGCTATGTATGCTTGCCGCGTCAATCCAGCTATTGTTCCTGGATCAGCTTCATTATGGGCAGATGCTGAATCTGTTGTTCGGCTCCGCGCTGCTCTATTTCGCTTCCACAGCACTGGTCTTTCAGGTCTACAGGCATCAGCAGCACCGGCTGGGAATGAAGCCCTTGGCACTGTTGACCCTCATTCTGGCCTGCTTCTATGTGCTGGATCTTGTAGTCGATGTACCGAATGTCCTGATCATGGGCGAGTTGGCCCTGTTCTTCGCGCTATACGCCAGAATTACTGCCTGACCCGGCTGCCAGTCAGCTCTCAGGCACTGGCCCATCTAACCGCTCTGCACGCCAAGAGGCTGCACCAGAGGTCGTTGCCCGCCTCAGGTACAGCCTCTTCCCGCCGTCTTACGGGCCTGTGAATTCAATCTCATCGTAATCATAATAAGACTGCAGGATCTGCTGCCGGTCATCCTGGAAGAGCTGGTCGGCCACACCGCTGACCAGTCTCGGAATCGCATTCCGCAGTCCCGAGATAGCCGATGCCGATAACCCGCAGCTGGCCAGAGCGGAATAGTTGAACACGAATAAGCCATGCAGCAGCTTGCGGCCTGCTTCATCCCGGCTCTGAAGCGCAAAGCCGGGGCTAAGATAAGGGTGCGCATCCAGCAGCGGATTCGCTGATCCCTCTGGCGCCGTGTACCGGTCGCTCCAGCGGGCAATATGAGGCTCCACCTGCCGCAGCTCCGGCCGCAGGGCAGGATCGCTGAGCAGGCCCGTGCTGACGATTAGATAGTCGAAGCTGAACTCTCCGGCGGGCGTAGTCACCACCGCCTGCTCCCCTGAAGCCTCCACCTTCAGCCACGGCGAGCCGAGATGCAGCCGGAAGCCGGGCCATGCCGCTGCGCGGCGGAAGGTATCGCTCGTCGGCGGCTGATTATACTGGAAGAAATGCGAGATGACCGCATATTTGTCCGCATCCGCCAGGGTATGGAACCGCTCAATCATGCCCGAGCCCTCCATCTGGCGGATCGGATTCACCCCCGGAAGCTGCGCCCGGCGGACGAAGACCTGGGCCTCCGCCGCGCCCTCCTGAAGCGCATAATTCGCATTGTCGAAGGCGGACGCCCCGCCGCCGAGAATTCCCACCCGCTTGCCGCGAAGGGCGGCGAAATCAATCTGCCGGGAGGTATGGGCATACAGGTGCTCCGGCAGATGATCTGCAATCATCGGCGGAACATGCCACTGTCCTCCTCCTTGAATGCCGGTAGCCAGCACCACCTTACGTGCCAGCAGTGTTCCGGCCTGCGCACCCGCTCCTGTAACCTGCAGACGGTAGATCCCATCGTCACCAGGCTCGACCAGCAATAGCCGCACCTCATTACGTACCGGGAGCTTCAGAACCTGCCGGTACCAGCGCAGATACTCCATCCACTGCCCGCGCGGGATTTTGTCCACCTCACTCCAGGCCTCCGCCCCATGCTGAGCCTCCCACCAGGAACGGAAGGTCAGCGACGGGATGCCGAGATCAATCGAGGTCAGAGCTTTGGGCGTACGCAGCGTCACCATCCGGGCATAGGTCTCCCAAGGCCCCTCCAGCCCGTCACGATTCTCATCGATAATCAGCAGATTCGAGATCCGTTCGCGCAGCAAGCCAAAAGCCGCACCAAGCCCGCTCTGGCCCCCGCCCACAATGACGACATCATAGACATGGCCTTCGGCATGCTCCACAGGGCGAACCCAATCCGCGCCGCCATAGGCGAGGTAAGAGAGATCCGTGTTCACGCGTTCATTCAAGGCTTTCAGGCTCATCATTCCTCAGACCTTTCCGGAGCATCTTCAGCGCATGGCTGCCGCTCACTTTGTATCCTGTTCCACAATCCCTGATATACATCTATGGCGATATTATATAGGGTATGCCCCCGCTTTTAAATATTGATGGAAGGTTTATTGTCATAAGAGCTGAATTCGGTGAACGCGATTGTACATTTAGCCAATATTTTAAGGCTTTCTTCGCATGAAGCTTGACAAATGTAATATTATTTAACACGCATCCATAAAATAATCCCACAAAGCCATCCATACCACTGGCGCGGCACCACAGAAGATGGAAATGGTTAGGCGCTTATCTTCATTCGTGAAGTTATTTCCAGGGTGGCGGCTCGATAATATGCTGGCTGATATAAGGGGAGTCAGACGTAGTCTCTATGTAAAAAGCGCAATCTCCCTCTCCTTCATCACGCTTGTGAGACTCAGGGGTTCGTGTAATGAAACCCTATCATCCCCAAAAATCTAACGGACCGGATGACCCGCATAAATACAGCCAACTTCCTGATCATTCCGGTGATTCTCTATAGCATCTATTATTTCAGACATGCTCATAAAGCAGCGCGCCCTCAATGAATCCGGGCGCGCTGTTGTGACTTAGAAGCGTGCTACAAAAAACTCGCGGTTCGACGGGACGAACTTCTGTGTGCGCTGCACATTATCCGCGTCGATAATCCGGAGCGTGTAGCTGACTGTTGTCAGTGTGCTGATCGTATTAAACTGAGCGACGCCGAATTCATCGAATTGTGCCGTGATTACAGTGCCGGAGCTCCGGGTCAGTGTAGCCGTCCAGCCCTGTGTTTCGTAAGGGACATTGTTATTGTTCACGGCAAGCACGATGAAATTATTAAGCACCTGTCTGATCCGCCGTCTCTTGGGTCTTACTACCGCCGCTGCTCTTGCTTTTTTAGCCATCAGTTGACGTTTTGCCAGCAATGCCTTCTTCTCTGATTCTTTCATTTACTTCACCACTTTCTACTTGGAATACAGTAGTAAATGCAAGAGAAGGATCAGACGAAACGCGCTATTGCCTGTTATTTACATAAATGTATCGCTGTACTCATTCATGGTTTCGTACCCACGAGGCAGCTGGCCGCATACACTGCTTCATAGAGGTGATTACATTATGAAGAGTGAACCATCATGGGTCAGGCGTCATGCTGCCAAGCTCAACCGTCCCCTGAAGCATAAGATCCGCAGAGCCTATTCCACCGCTGCCTCAACTGCTGCTATTCCGGTGATCATACAGTTCAGACAACCGGTTACTCATGCGGGACTCCGCGAACTAAGGAAGCATCTGGGACGGCATGTCTTCCCGGTCAAGCATCATCTGCGGCTGCACCAGGCCGTGGCTTCACAGGTATCCCTGAAATGTCTGGAGCATGTATGCCGCTGGAATGGAGTCCATAAAGTCTATCTGGACGGCATTAAGAAGGCTACGCTCAACATTGCAACTCCATCCATAGGCGCTACAGCGGTTAAACGCTCAAGAGGGCTTACCGGCAAAGGCATCAACATCGCTGTGCTCGATACCGGAGTCTATCCGCATCCCGATCTGACCCGGCCGGTGAACCGCATTCTGGCGTTCAAGGACTATATCAATCACCGGAAATGCCCGTATGATGACAACGGACACGGCACGCATATCACCGGGGATGCCGCCGGTAACGGCTGGTCCAGCCGGGGCAAGTACCGGGGACCTGCGCCGGAAGCGGGAATTGTCGGGATCAAGGTGCTCGATAAGTATGGGGACGGCTATGACTCCACCATTATCAAGGCCATTGAATACTGCATCACCCACCGTAAAAAGCTGAAGCTGCGTATCCTGTCCATGTCCTTCGGCGGACCGGTGGCCCCGCATATCAAGGATGACCTTCTCGTCCAGGCCGTTGAAAAAGCCGTCAAAGCCGGCCTCACCGTAGTCATCGCCGCCGGTAATGCCGGCCCCAGGCACCGGACCATTGAATCCCCCGGGATCAGCCCCTCCGCAATCACCGTCGGAGCCGTCAATGACCGGCGGACGCTGACGCAGAAGGATGACCGGATCGCCGTCTATTCCAGCCGCGGGCCCGCTCCCGGCGGCAGGGTGAAGCCGGATCTGGTCGCCCCCGGCGATTCAGTGATCTCGCTGCGCGCCCCCGGCTCCCAGCTTGTCCGTGAATTGCCGCGCAATAAGGTCGGCAAGCGGTATTTCAAGCTGTCTGGCACCAGCATCTCCACGCCCATCGTGTCCGGTGCCGCCGCGCAGCTGCTACAGCTCCGTCCTTGCCTTACACCGCGCCAGGTGAAGCTCCTGCTGAAGCGGAATGCCTTCCCTCTCCGCCTGAAGCCGAATACCGCCGGCAGCGGGGAGATCGACGTACGGTTCCTGAAGCGGCGCTGCCCGCCCAAGAAACCCCACAAGTGAGACTTTAGCTTCGAAGGATATTCAGCTACTTTGCGGAGACCCCAAAATAACCGGCACGGTAACCGCTCCTTATCCGACGGGGAGCGGTTACTCCTCAGCCAGCTGCGGCCATAGCTGGCGCGCCCAAGCTAAGAGCAGCTCGTCTTCTCCATATTTTCCTATGCACTGGAAGCCGAGCGGCATGCCTTCAAGCGTTGCCGCAGGCAGACTGACCGTGGGCACTCCCGCGAAGCCCCAGACCGCAGGCATCCCTGCCCAGCCCGTATTCCGCTCCTCGATCTTCGGTGCAGTCCCCCCTTGGGCCGGAGAGACCCACAGGTCGATTCCCTCCTGCTCCATAAGCTCCATCAGCTCACGCCGCAGCTCCCGTTGCCGGGCGCGGTACTGCTCCAGCTCCTCCTCGGGAATCTGCTGTCCTCTGAGGATCGCTTCCTGCACGGGAACGCCGTATTCTACTCTATGCTCTGCGAATCTATGTTCATGCTCCCGTGCCAGCTCCCCCTCAATGAAGCGCAGCATGGCATTTCCGTAGATAAGTTCATCCTCCCACGGCATTTGGACATAATGGACTTCATATCCAAGCTGTTCAAGCCCTGAGATCTGAGCCTGGAACACCCCTTTGACTTCCGCACTCATCAGCTCCATATAGACTCCCTTAGGGATACCCAGAACCGGCTTGCGGGAGACTTCGGCGGGACGGGTCTGCCAATTTGGGACAAGCAAGGCTGCCGCAGCCTCCATGTCAGGCAAGTTCTGCGTGAAGAACCCTACCGTGTCAAAAGACGGCGAGAACAGCAGCACCCCATCCAGTGGAACCCGGCCATAGCTGGGCTTGAACCCGACCACTCCGCAAAAGGACGCCGGAGCGATCACCGAACGCAGCGTCTGTGTGCCCACAGCCAGCGGACAGAGCCCCGCAGCCACCGCTGCGGCGGAGCCTGCACTGGAACCGCCGGGAGTATGCGCGGTGTTATGCGGATTACGCGTAGCAATCGGCCCGTTGTAGGCAAATTCCTCGGTCACCGTCTTGCCTCCAATCACGGCCCCGAGGGCACGCAGCTTAGTGACCAGAGACCCCTGGGGACCGGTTAACAATTCAGCGGATAGCTGTGATCCCGCCCTGGTCGGCAAGCCGTCTACATGCAGCAGGTCCTTAATGGCTACAGGAATGCCGAAGAGGCCTGGTTTTCGTTCTTCTGCGCTGTACATCCTTTGCAGCAAAGCTTTTTCCGAATCCAGACGCCCTTCAACCTGGTCCTCAGGAACAAACGCATGGATATGCGGCTCAAGCTGTCTGTAACGCTTAAGGTACGGGTCAAGCACAGTTCCGGGTGAATATCCGGGTTCGTGAATACGGCTCATCATTTCTGTCAGGGATACCTTGTGAAGCAGCATTAGATCATCTCCATGGAATATTATGTATAGCATTTGGCTTATTACGGTCCAGCCTGCAAAAGGTAACAGAAATCCCTAAGTTTTCATATTCTCATGCTCAAAAAGCCACCCGGCCTGCTTCCCCTCCAAGATGGCTTTCATGCTCCCTAGCTCCAGCGCTTCCTAAAGCTCTTCGTCTCCTTGATCCCCGCCCTGCTTATACTCATTCAGCTTCCGATTAAGCTGCCTGGCTTCTCGTCTCCCGTCGATATGCATCATCGCGTACACCATACTTTTGACCACCAGAATGACAATGACGAACGGCACCAGCACTCCCTTATCCATCAGCGGGCCGTCCGCGAACAGCCACAGCCAGAGAATCACCAGCAGATCAGCGAGAATGAAGCAGAGATAGAAGCTGACCGTCTGCACTCTGGGATCTACCTCATACGTATTCACCAGCGCATACCGGAAGCAGGTAAAGGCCGCCGCCCCCAGGAACAGCTGCACCAGCAGCGAGCCCCGGATCATCTCCGTAGCATTCAGAGCCAGCACAACCGCCGCAAGCACCATCAGCCCCCCGCAAGCCACCAGCAGATCCTTCACGAACAAAGACACATACTTTCTGGTTGTAATCATGAGCTTCCCTCCTATTTGAGTCTTGACCGCATAGCTATAACCCTAACTTCCGTTTGAGTACCGGGACATATTGTCGGGAGATGCAGACCCTCTCACCGTTGTGCAGCAGCGCCTCATATCTTCCGTAGAGCACCGGGCGGAGCGACTCAATCTTGGCCACATTCAGGATACTGGATTTGGAGGCCCTGAAAAAATCACCAGACTCATACTCCGTCTCCAGCTCATACAGCTTCAGCCTCGACTCATACACCTTCTCCTGGCAGTAGATGAACACCTTATGATCTACCGCCTCGAAGTAATAGACGTCACGCGGATGGATGATGTGCATCTGTAGCCCGGTCATACCAATCAGCTTCTTTACGCCTGCGTTCACCGAGTAGATCAGCGCCAGCAAGCCTTCATCCGGGTCATTGCACCTGAGAATAATTTCAGGCTCACCGCCCTCCGGAACCTGCTCAATCGTGATTTTCACCGCCACCGCCTCCTGCCTTCTCTCCCTACAGCTACAGTATATTTTTGTAAAAAGACTTATACAATAGCCTTTGCGCAAGCTGCACTCTAGCGGGTTCAAGCTGCAGGTTTGGGAGGTGCAACCTGGTCCAACCAAGTCCAATTCCTTCGTTGGCTCTTCTGCAATATAAGGTAACGGTTATAATGTGAAGCACGGTATAATAACCCGTATAGGTCGTGAAGAACACGCCGCCTCATTAGAACGTTTATCTGGTGCTGACTCTGGATACGTTGTATCGGGGCGGCTTTTCTTGTGTTCGGCTTCGGGTTCACTGCGGGTTCACGGCCAATCTACTGTAAAGGGGAAGCTTCATTGTCGAGATTCGAGCAGCAATAGCGGATTGTCATCCGCCAAAAGTCACTATGGCGCTGTAAATCCACAATAGCGGAATCTCAGTCCGCAGCCGCTTTGAACACTTGGCCATAGCAGTTTAGCCGATGCCCTTGATCACACGCTGTATTTTTGCCGATGCACACTTGACCATATACTGCATCCGCCCCGCCCTTTTCCGGTCAGATCAGCCCCGCCTCCCCAAGCCTGAAAAACCCGCAGATCAGCTCTGCGGGTTCTTGGAATATACAATTTTACGGATGCTGTCGATAGATAACCCGTATTGCTCGCACAATTGGTCCAACTCTGCACCTTCTTGGAAGCGGCTACGGATCTCAGCATTGCGGACTTTATAGTAATCGGCTGCCCCTGAGCTTTCGCCCCATTTTCTGCGCTTGCTCTTGCAGGTCGGGATATACAGGGCTTCCCCTTGAATATATTGCTGAATCTCCTTCAGCAGGTGGTCTGGCAACAGCTTTGCTGCATTTACACATTGCATATCTGGCTCGCTCCTTAAAATATATTAATCTTTTAAGGGCAAAGCCTGTGTAAATAACTGTATCACTTAAAACATACTTCAGGCGAATACATCCGCTCCATGCCAAGCTTTCGCCTTAGTTATTCCACAGGCTTTGCATGGAGCGTGCCGTTCACATACTGACTCATCCGAAACATGGCCATCACCTCCCGGGATTCAATAATTGGTGCAGATTAACTCTATCTTAAAATAATTTCCATACCGGTTCAACAACGGATGTGCGCGGTACCAGGAGTATAGCGTTTAGCTATAATCAAATATTACCGGAAGAACATTAGTTTTTTGCGCGCGCCGATTATATAATAGAATTTATATGGTAAAGAAAGGATGCGATGCAGCAAATGAAATTCTCAGAATATGTATACAAACGCCCGGATGTGGAGCAATTCAAGCAAGAGTTCACCACTCTGCTGAAGGACCTGGAGACAGGCAATCTGGAGGAGCAAAAGGCTGCCGTGGCAGCCATCAATAAGCTGCGCAGCCGCTTCGATACGATGGAGACCCTCGTGAGTGTCCGCCACTCCATCAATACGGAGGATGCATTCTACAAGGCAGAGCAGGATTATATGGACGAGACCGGACCGGTGATCCAGGAGTACATCACGGATTATTACAGAGCCCTTGTCAACTCCAAGTACAGAGCCGAGTTCGAGCAGGAATGGGGAACACAGCTCCTAAGCCTGGCCGAGATCTCACTGCGTACCTTCAGCCCTGAAGTCATTGAAGATCTGCAGCTGGAGAATAAGCTGTCTTCCGAATATTCCCAATTGATCGCGTCCGCCAAAATCATGTTCCAGGGCGAAGAACGCACCCTGGCACAGCTGATTCCGTTCGATTCTTCCACGGACCGTGAAGTCCGCAAAGGTGTGTTCGAGGCCCGTAATGCCTTCATGGCAGAGCATGAACCCGAATTCGACCGGATCTATGACGAGCTGGTGAAGGTCCGGGCAGGAATTGCTGCCAAGCTGGGCTACAAGAGCTTCGTGGAGCTCGGGTATGACCGGATGGGACGTACCGATTACAATGCTGAGATGGTGGCGGGCTTCCGCAAGCAGGTGCATGAGCATATCGTGCCGGTTGCGGGGAAGCTGAAGCAGCGTCAGCGCGAACGCCTTCAGCTGGACGGCCTGAAATTTTATGATGAAGGCATTAAATTTAATTCCGGCAACGCTACCCCTAAGGGAGACCCGGACTGGATCGTGGCGAATGGTGCTAAGATGTATCAGGAGATGTCCCCGCAGACGGGTGAATTCTTCACCTTCATGCAGGAGAACGGGCTGATGGATCTGGTCAGCAAAAAAGGCAAGGAATTCGGCGGCTACTGCACCTTCTTCAGCGACTACCGTGCTCCGTTTATTTTCTCCAATTTCAATGGAACCGCCGGGGATATCGATGTGCTGACCCATGAGGTAGGGCATGCGTTCCAGGTGTATTCCAGCCGGAATATGGAGGTCCCTGAATATGCGTTCCCGACCTCTGAAGCCGCTGAGATTCATTCGATGAGTATGGAGTTCTTCGCCTGGCCATGGATGGATCTGTTCTTCAAGGAGGAGGCGGACAAGTACCGCTTCAACCATCTGGCGGACAGTCTGGAGTTCATTCCTTACGGCGTATCAGTCGATGAATTCCAGCATTTTGTGTACGAGCATCCGGAAGCTACGCCGCAGCAGCGCAAACAGGCTTGGCGGGACATTGAACGGAAATACCTGCCGCACCGTGATTATGACGGCAATGCTTATCTGGAACAAGGCGGCTTCTGGCACAAGCAGGCCCATATCTTCCGCTCCCCGTTCTACTATATCGACTATACCCTGGCCCAGCTCTGCGCCTTCCAGTTCTGGAAACGCTCGAACGAGGACTTCACCTCGGCCTGGCCGGATTATCTGAAGCTCTGCCAGGCCGGAGGCAGCCGCTCCTTCACGGAGCTGGTGAAGCTTGCCGGATTAACCTCCCCGTTCGAGGATGGCTGCATCGGCTCCGTGATCGGTGAGATTGAGGGCTGGCTGAACAGCATAGATGATAAGGCGCTGTAGGCCCCTGGGAGTAGTCCAGCATTCACTTCATGCTTCCGGTAACAGGATTTGCGACTAGGCTGCGACTTGCTAAGTGTAGTTTGTACAACTAAAGCGAGCTTCATTTGAGCTACGGAAGCCTTAGTTGTATTCTCTGCACTTATAAATTCAGTTTTATTGAAAAATGTAGCTCAGCCATGTTTTTAGTTGTACAGACTGCAGCTATCCCTGCAAATCCGCCTTTTCTCCGGTTTTTAACTGTTCCAAATACAACTAAATTCTTTTCGCACCAAGCCCTAATGTCTGATCGGGGCTTGTTTGCGTGCTGCTGGCTAACCGCTTACTTCTTCTTCCCTTTCTCTGCGGCCTGCTGCTGATTCTCCTCCACTCTGAATTTGACGATTCTGGTAATGAGATCGTATGGGAGCGGCTCCTTGATGGGGAACTGTACCGACCCTTTAGCCCCTTTATACTGCGCCAGCTCCTCCTTGAAGGCTTCGATCCCGCTGGGTGCCGGATAGAAACCGATGTGCGTCTTGTAGGCGGCAAAATGCACCAGATTCTTATGCAGGAACCAGGTCGGCATCTGGTAGCTGATCTTCTCCACTGCCTCCGGCGCAGCTTCCGAAATAACCTTACGCAAGCTCTGCAGAAGCTCCTGAACCTCCGGCGCAAAGTCCGCAATATACTGGTCAACCGATTCATAGGTTACTTTACTCTTGTCCACTTCGGCTTCATCTCCCTTGGGCTGGTTCATAGGCGTAGTTAGCTAAGCCCAACTTATATGTAGCACACAGCTTTTCAAAATTCAAATTGTAATGCGTAAGCGTCATGATTCCTTCGTCCTCCCGGCATAGAACCTCAAATATTCGTCCATATGGCTCTTCCAATAGTCCCCGTCATGCTGCCCTGCTCTGAGATGATATTCCACCGGCACGCCCTTCCCCTTAAGCAGAGTATACAGCCGCTCCGTGCCTTCATAGAACCGGTAGCTGTCCTCCGCCCCGCAGTCCAGGTAGATACTCAAGTTCGATAAGTCTCTGTTCTGCGCCAAAAGAAGCGGATCACGCTCCTGCCGCAGCGCCTCCGTCGGATAGAGAAACTGGACCAGACCGTTCTCGCCTCCGGCAAGAGACCAGTCATCCAGGAACAGCGCCGGGCTATGCCCGCCAACCCTGCTGTAGACATCACTATGCAAGAACGCCGAATGCAGACCGATAAAACCGCCCATCGAGATGCCGCCAATATAGCGGGAACCGCGCTCAGCCAGAGTGTTGAAATGCGTATCTGTATACTTCACAACATCTTCGACCAAATAATCCTCATACCGTTCACCGCTTGGCGATGCGGGATTACCCGGATTAGCTACAGCATTCAGCCCATAGCTGTTGTCCATCTGTGGAGCGACGATAATGAGCGGCTCGATCTGACCAGCCTCAATCAGTCGTTCTGCATTCTGCTGAATATCCAGCCCGCCCCACATATCTGTTTCTTTGCTGCCATAGCCATGGATGAAATAGAGCACCGGATAACGCTTAGACGCATTGTACCCTGTAGGAAGATAGACACTGAGCCGCATCTCCCGGTCCAGGGCCTTACTGTGAAAAACCAGATTCTGAACGCCTGGGCTTTGCAGCGGTACCGTCCCAACCTTGTCTGCCGCCTCTTCAGGCGCTTTGCCTGAGTTCTGTGAACAACCTCCCAGCACTATACACAGTATGATAAGAAACAGATACAGCCTGAAGCCTTGAGAACCCCTCATACCGACCGCCTCCCCTTCTCCGCCACAATCGTAGCGCTTACAATTAACAGTAACACACATCTGGATATTTATAGTAGTACAATTATGCCGCTTGGCTGTTCCCTCCTACTGGTTGGCCTAACTTATATATGTTTTAATAAAAATCAATCGTTTTTGCGGTCTGCTCCGTCTTACTTATGAAAACATATTTCGAGGACGACTTCTTCCATAGACCAACACACAAGGAAGAGGGGATGGTGAATGGGGGGAAGACAATGAACAAAGCCAATACAGCAGATCTGGCGCTGATGGATGAAGAGATGTTCTATGAGCGGCTGGCAAGTGAGCACCGCAAACTGTATGCGCTCGCGTACAGCTATCTGCGCTCAGAAGCAGATGCCCTGGAAGCGGTGCAAGAAGCCTCGTGCCGGGCCTGGATGAAGCGCAAACAGCTCAAGAATGAGCAGGCCTTCACACCATGGCTGCTCCGGATTACCATCAACTGCTGCATGGATGAGCTAAGGCGTAAAAAACGTGTGGTGCTGACAGAGAAGCTGGAGGAGGAGCCCCAGGAGATGAGGAGCAGCGACCGTCTCGATCTGGAGCGGGCCATGAGCCGGCTAAAGCCGAAATACCGGCATGCAGTGATGCTCAAATATTACCAGGATATGACGACCGGCGAGATTGCCAAGGTACTGAATAAGCCCGAAGGCACGATCAAAACCTGGATGCGTCAAGGACTCATGCAGTTGCGGAAATATCTGTGAGTAAACAGGAGGTGACAGAAATGTTAGAAAAAGAAGAGCGTGTCCTGAAACAGGACGCCCAGGAGGTCCAGCTTCATGCAGAGGAGATTCAGGAAATGAAAATTTATAAAGCCATGCGCAGTGGAATGGCGCAAGGGAACAAACGCAGCAAACGGCGTTTCTATTCCTATGGGGCCGGCGCCGTATTAGCTGCGGCCGCAGTCATTTTTGTGATTGTCTCATCCTTCGGCTTGCCAGCCGGAGGTACGGACGGTTCCGTCCTCGGCGGTTCAGTGCAGACGGCCAGCACCACAAGCTGGAATGATTTTGCAGACTATCGCAAACAGCCATTAACAAACCGGCTGGTTGGCGGCATCCTGGAACGAAATCTGGTAAAGCCGGTGCGTCAAAGCGCAACAAACAATGGATACCGCATGGATGTGGATGGCGCTGTCACGGATGGCCGTAAAGTGTATATCCTCTTCAATGTACACAACGGTACGGATAAAGAAGTTACTCCTGCGGATACGAAAATTCAATTCGGTGATTATGAGGTTCCATATCCGCATCGGGGCGCAGCCCTGGAGTTAGTATACAGTGGCGAATCCAGAATTCAGCCCGGTGAAGACAAGCGTTTTATTTATTCCACTAACTATCCGGCTGCCATCACTGATTCCAAGGAGGTGAAGTTCACTCTAATTCTCACCGGAACATCCGACCAGGCGCTCACTTCCAGCAGCAACAAGTACCGGACCAGCCTGGAGGTATCGTTTGAGCTTGACCCGGACGGATTCAAAGACCAGGTGCGCACACTCCCTGTGAATCGCACGCTTACAGTGGACGGTCAACAGAT
The window above is part of the Paenibacillus sp. FSL H8-0048 genome. Proteins encoded here:
- a CDS encoding iron chaperone is translated as MNQPKGDEAEVDKSKVTYESVDQYIADFAPEVQELLQSLRKVISEAAPEAVEKISYQMPTWFLHKNLVHFAAYKTHIGFYPAPSGIEAFKEELAQYKGAKGSVQFPIKEPLPYDLITRIVKFRVEENQQQAAEKGKKK
- a CDS encoding M3 family oligoendopeptidase — encoded protein: MKFSEYVYKRPDVEQFKQEFTTLLKDLETGNLEEQKAAVAAINKLRSRFDTMETLVSVRHSINTEDAFYKAEQDYMDETGPVIQEYITDYYRALVNSKYRAEFEQEWGTQLLSLAEISLRTFSPEVIEDLQLENKLSSEYSQLIASAKIMFQGEERTLAQLIPFDSSTDREVRKGVFEARNAFMAEHEPEFDRIYDELVKVRAGIAAKLGYKSFVELGYDRMGRTDYNAEMVAGFRKQVHEHIVPVAGKLKQRQRERLQLDGLKFYDEGIKFNSGNATPKGDPDWIVANGAKMYQEMSPQTGEFFTFMQENGLMDLVSKKGKEFGGYCTFFSDYRAPFIFSNFNGTAGDIDVLTHEVGHAFQVYSSRNMEVPEYAFPTSEAAEIHSMSMEFFAWPWMDLFFKEEADKYRFNHLADSLEFIPYGVSVDEFQHFVYEHPEATPQQRKQAWRDIERKYLPHRDYDGNAYLEQGGFWHKQAHIFRSPFYYIDYTLAQLCAFQFWKRSNEDFTSAWPDYLKLCQAGGSRSFTELVKLAGLTSPFEDGCIGSVIGEIEGWLNSIDDKAL
- a CDS encoding DUF4179 domain-containing protein; translated protein: MLEKEERVLKQDAQEVQLHAEEIQEMKIYKAMRSGMAQGNKRSKRRFYSYGAGAVLAAAAVIFVIVSSFGLPAGGTDGSVLGGSVQTASTTSWNDFADYRKQPLTNRLVGGILERNLVKPVRQSATNNGYRMDVDGAVTDGRKVYILFNVHNGTDKEVTPADTKIQFGDYEVPYPHRGAALELVYSGESRIQPGEDKRFIYSTNYPAAITDSKEVKFTLILTGTSDQALTSSSNKYRTSLEVSFELDPDGFKDQVRTLPVNRTLTVDGQQIKVRQVQYTPFNTYVDLEYDKANTKQIFSLLNPVLITTTGSQSEKLVYPGRITADNSEVHKDHSQATLVFKHTGLNQPDSATLKIAGISALEPDRMKFVVDLNKQQVIEAPTNDWEIVTSKQEHNATAEEILLRRKVTELFYYTDSQGAVQAEYIGVGLADKFTDADGQVHDRTNRETPLVNFGGTSISRDGTGTGEMSLSFDSQAADYPQPLTLPVTRVWNPIMETQSIELFSKK
- a CDS encoding alpha/beta hydrolase; this translates as MRGSQGFRLYLFLIILCIVLGGCSQNSGKAPEEAADKVGTVPLQSPGVQNLVFHSKALDREMRLSVYLPTGYNASKRYPVLYFIHGYGSKETDMWGGLDIQQNAERLIEAGQIEPLIIVAPQMDNSYGLNAVANPGNPASPSGERYEDYLVEDVVKYTDTHFNTLAERGSRYIGGISMGGFIGLHSAFLHSDVYSRVGGHSPALFLDDWSLAGGENGLVQFLYPTEALRQERDPLLLAQNRDLSNLSIYLDCGAEDSYRFYEGTERLYTLLKGKGVPVEYHLRAGQHDGDYWKSHMDEYLRFYAGRTKES
- a CDS encoding sigma-70 family RNA polymerase sigma factor, whose protein sequence is MNKANTADLALMDEEMFYERLASEHRKLYALAYSYLRSEADALEAVQEASCRAWMKRKQLKNEQAFTPWLLRITINCCMDELRRKKRVVLTEKLEEEPQEMRSSDRLDLERAMSRLKPKYRHAVMLKYYQDMTTGEIAKVLNKPEGTIKTWMRQGLMQLRKYL